The following proteins are co-located in the Eleginops maclovinus isolate JMC-PN-2008 ecotype Puerto Natales chromosome 23, JC_Emac_rtc_rv5, whole genome shotgun sequence genome:
- the clcf1 gene encoding uncharacterized protein clcf1: MKRFCGVHQHQLVLLLAAAMATALDSSHNLANERSSIESTYELTKYLEYQLKEIKEIYLTYLGPPFNEKDFSPPRPNSTALTLPSAATRLELWHGLENQARLAQNQRAYSVLLAAVRELASSTLCPSLQTSLLHFCTGLDGLLGSISALMTTLGYALPPQSANMESNSGELGLPQRGGSRPAPLMSQSLYRSRIGTRTESSRGNNQRRSGTRLVTGEREDGVTVDLVEKRRGKEGRRAETTAAGGRSGGSRENGRGERGRRGRREEPENGKWIDSEEMRAGEGEEMERDGGEERWGTRRLLSVNEDGEEKDWQPKPRVEESFPGTDKTDNTDNQYSYNMNPHHMDTLRKEDGFIVERSRGATAEEEKPTNMAASSYSSTFHHQRRPPRALLSPSLQPPLSTLSLLYQFGTGEEHTLLSQPVPLSLQRGTSLLSPPLTPLLSSTSSASASLLSVRPTMNDFARKVEGFWILRELQSWLWRSAKDFNRLKKRLRG; the protein is encoded by the exons ATGAAACGATTTTGCGGAG TCCATCAACACCAGCTCGTCCTGCTATTGGCTGCTGCCATGGCGACGGCCCTCGACTCTTCACACAACCTGGCCAATGAGAGGAGTTCGATTGAAAGCACCTACGAGCTGACCAAGTACCTGGAGTACCAGCTCAAAGAAATCAAAGAGATATAT CTGACCTACCTAGGCCCTCCATTCAATGAGAAAGACTTCTCTCCTCCTCGGCCCAACAGCACTGCTCTCACCTTGCCCAGTGCAGCCACCCGTCTGGAGCTGTGGCATGGCCTAGAGAACCAGGCTCGGCTCGCCCAGAACCAGAGGGCTTACTCCGTGTTGCTGGCAGCTGTCAGGGAGTTGGCCAGCTCCACCCTCTGCCCCTCCCTCCAAACCTCTCTGCTGCATTTTTGCACTGGCCTGGATGGACTGCTGGGCTCCATATCCGCACTGATGACCACCCTCGGCTACGCACTTCCTCCTCAGTCTGCAAACATGGAAAGTAACAGTGGAGAGCTGGGCCTCCCTCAGAGGGGGGGCTCCCGACCTGCTCCACTGATGAGCCAGAGCCTTTACAGGTCCAGAATCGGGACCAGGACAGAGTCTAGTCGTGGTAACAACCAAAGAAGAAGCGGGACAAGGTTGGTGACAGGAGAAAGGGAGGATGGCGTCACTGTGGACCTGGTGGAGAAAAGGAGAGGcaaagaggggaggagagcagagacGACTGCAGCTGGAGGAAGAAGTGGTGGATCGAGGGAGAACGgtagaggagaaagaggaaggagagggaggagggaagagCCGGAGAACGGGAAATGGATCGACAGTGAAGAAATGAGAGCAGGGGAGGGAGAAGAGATGGAGCGAGACGGAGGTGAGGAGAGATGGGGGACGAGAAGGTTGCTGAGTGTCAatgaggatggagaggagaaggaCTGGCAGCCTAAACCCAGGGTGGAAGAGTCGTTCCCGGGTACAGACAAAACAGACAACACCGACAATCAATACAGTTACAACATGAACCCTCATCACATGGACACACTCAGAAAGGAGGATGGGTTTATTGtagagagaagcagaggagcAACAGCGGAGGAGGAGAAGCCAACAAACATGGCAGCTTCCTCCTACTCCTCCACTTTCCATCATCAGCGTCGCCCTCCTCGCGctctcctctccccttcccTCCAACCTCCCCTGTCCACCCTGTCCTTGCTCTACCAGTTTGGTACGGGTGAGGAGCACACCCTCCTCTCCCAGCCCGTCCCTCTCTCGTTACAAAGGGGAACCTCCCTCCTCTCGCCTCCTCTAACTCCGCTACtttcctctacctcctctgCCTCCGCTTCCCTTTTGTCGGTGCGGCCCACAATGAACGACTTTGCCAGGAAGGTGGAGGGGTTTTGGATATTGAGAGAGCTGCAGAGTTGGTTGTGGCGGTCAGCCAAGGACTTTAACCGCCTCAAGAAGAGACTCAGAGGCTGA